Proteins found in one Alkalibacter saccharofermentans DSM 14828 genomic segment:
- a CDS encoding ABC transporter ATP-binding protein: MIDNCFRVEKLNVTIDSNQILNNIDFSSKIGSITCVTGVSGIGKTTLLKTVGQIIDKTSGKISLKGNPISNKELKIGYVPQDHGLYSWLKVKSNILLPCKIKKMQPKESLFKEIVDNLGISHLTDRYPNNLSGGERQRVALARGMILNPEILLVDEAFSSLDALSKLSGYNLFLSLHERFKPTTLIITHDLDEALYLADSIVVLSRGECRQLNNKAKGHKKTDKIYLEHLSIIETLVRGENFDEKHY; encoded by the coding sequence ATGATTGATAATTGCTTCAGGGTTGAAAAATTAAATGTAACTATCGACTCCAACCAAATACTCAATAATATAGACTTCTCTTCAAAAATAGGTTCTATCACCTGCGTCACTGGAGTTTCGGGAATCGGAAAGACAACCTTATTAAAGACAGTAGGGCAAATAATAGATAAGACTTCTGGCAAGATCAGCTTAAAGGGCAATCCCATAAGCAACAAAGAACTCAAAATAGGCTATGTTCCCCAGGATCATGGTCTTTACTCCTGGCTCAAGGTTAAAAGCAACATCTTGCTACCTTGCAAAATAAAAAAAATGCAACCAAAAGAATCTTTATTTAAAGAAATTGTAGACAATCTTGGGATTTCTCATTTGACTGACCGCTACCCCAATAACTTAAGCGGTGGCGAAAGACAACGCGTGGCTCTGGCTAGAGGGATGATATTAAACCCTGAAATACTCCTAGTGGACGAAGCATTTTCTTCTCTAGACGCCCTTAGCAAGCTGTCCGGATACAATCTGTTTTTGTCCTTACATGAAAGATTCAAGCCTACGACTCTAATCATCACCCATGACCTTGATGAAGCTTTGTATCTAGCTGACAGCATCGTCGTCTTAAGTCGTGGAGAATGCCGGCAATTGAATAACAAGGCAAAGGGACATAAGAAGACCGATAAGATTTACCTGGAGCATTTAAGCATAATTGAAACGCTCGTTAGAGGAGAGAATTTTGATGAAAAACATTATTAA